One window of Haemorhous mexicanus isolate bHaeMex1 chromosome 16, bHaeMex1.pri, whole genome shotgun sequence genomic DNA carries:
- the LOC132335033 gene encoding LOW QUALITY PROTEIN: protein lin-7 homolog B-like (The sequence of the model RefSeq protein was modified relative to this genomic sequence to represent the inferred CDS: deleted 2 bases in 1 codon), with protein sequence MAALSGDALGLERDVSRAVELLERLQRSGELPPQKLQALQRVLQSKFCSAIREVYEQLYDTLDIAGSPEIRAHATAKATVAAFAASEGHAHPRVVELPKTEEGLGFNIMGGKEQNSPIYISRVIPGGVADRHGGLKRGDQLLSVNGVSVEGEQHERAVELLKAAQGSVKLVVRYTPRSLEEMEARFEKLRTARRRQHNSYSSLESRG encoded by the exons ATGGCAGCGCTGAGCGGGGACGCGCTGGGGCTGGAGCGGG ACGTGTCCCGGgccgtggagctgctggagcggCTCCAGCGCAGTGGGGAGCTGCCCCCCCAAAAGCTGCAGGCGCTGCAGAGGGTCCTGCAGAGCAAGTTCTGCTCCGCCATCCGCGAG GTCTATGAGCAGCTCTACGACACCTTGGACATCGCGGGGAGCCCCGAAATCCGCGCCCACGCCACGGCCAAG gccacGGTGGCGGCGTTCGCGGCCAGCGAGGGCCACGCCCACCCGCGGGTGGTGGAGCTGCCCAAGACCGAGGAGGGTTTGGGCTTCAACATCATGGGGGGCAAGGAGCAGAACTCGCCCATCTACATCTCGCGGGTCATCCCGGGCGGCGTGGCCGACCGCCACGGGGGGCTCAAACGGGGCGACCAGCTGCTCAGCGTCAACGGCGTG AGCGTGGA GGGGGAGCAGCACGAGCGCGCGGTGGAGCTGCTGAAGGCGGCGCAGGGCTCGGTGAAGCTGGTGGTGCGTTACACGCCGCGCAGT CTCGAGGAGATGGAGGCGCGCTTCGAGAAGCTGCGCACGGCGCGGCGCCGGCAGCACAACAGCTACTC GTCGCTGGAATCGAGGGGGTAG
- the LOC132334668 gene encoding LOW QUALITY PROTEIN: protein lin-7 homolog B-like (The sequence of the model RefSeq protein was modified relative to this genomic sequence to represent the inferred CDS: deleted 1 base in 1 codon), whose amino-acid sequence MAALSGDALGLERDVSRAVELLERLQRSGELPPQKLQALQRVLQSKFCSAIREVYEQLYDTLDIAGSPEIRAHATAKATVAAFAASEGHAHPRVVELPTTEEGLGFNIMGGKEQNSPIYISRVIPGGVADRHGGLKRGDQLLSVNGVSVEGEQHERAVELLKAAQGSVKLVVRYTPRVLEEMEARFEKLRTARRRQHNSYSSLESRG is encoded by the exons ATGGCAGCGCTGAGCGGGGACGCGCTGGGGCTGGAGCGGG ACGTGTCCCGGgccgtggagctgctggagcggCTCCAGCGCAGTGGGGAGCTGCCCCCCCAAAAGCTGCAGGCGCTGCAGAGGGTCCTGCAGAGCAAGTTCTGCTCCGCCATCCGCGAG GTCTATGAGCAGCTCTACGACACCTTGGACATCGCGGGGAGCCCCGAAATCCGCGCCCACGCCACGGCCAAG gccacGGTGGCGGCGTTCGCGGCCAGCGAGGGCCACGCCCACCCGCGCGTGGTGGAGCtgcccact ACCGAGGAGGGTTTGGGCTTCAACATCATGGGGGGCAAGGAGCAGAACTCGCCCATCTACATCTCGCGGGTCATCCCGGGCGGCGTGGCCGACCGCCACGGCGGGCTCAAACGG GGGGATCAGCTGCTCAGCGTCAACGGCGTG AGCGTGGAGGGGGAGCAGCACGAGCGCGCGGTGGAGCTGCTGAAGGCGGCGCAGGGCTCGGTGAAGCTGGTGGTGCGTTACACGCCGCGCGTGCTCGAGGAGATGGAGGCGCGCTTCGAGAAGCTGCGCACGGCGCGGCGCCGGCAGCACAACAGCTACTC GTCGCTGGAATCGAGGGGGTAG